From one Lycium barbarum isolate Lr01 chromosome 6, ASM1917538v2, whole genome shotgun sequence genomic stretch:
- the LOC132645315 gene encoding uncharacterized protein LOC132645315 — MAEFEDEEFLSQLAAAEAAALSAAAKRRRISAAAAATQSKLHVSTNNPISVEEGAYIAVLKGNKSVLFQQKKGSPINNSYKSHSSSDVAGDSCFKCGKSGHWSRDCDANPLNPDSANFPEKKCACGSGNCLVLTANTEKNPGRKFYKCPIRQENGGCGFFEWCDQPSVTDTLTTRGPSYSVSSSFPELSCPCGSGTCLVLTAKTGKNIGRQFYRCPSNQESCGFFKWCNENTANASFSNSCNSSQTNPKMDGSINKIHSSVTSSCFKCGNAGHWAKDCPQSSSERSAADGGMKYSNSSTCFKCGKPGHWAKDCSSN, encoded by the exons atggcGGAATTTGAAGACGAAGAATTCCTATCTCAGCTCGCCGCAGCTGAAGCCGCAGCTCTTTCCGCCGCCGCCAAACGCCGCCGCATCTCAGCCGCCGCCGCCGCCACTCAGTCAAAGCTCCACGTCAGCACCAATAACCCGATCAGTGTGGAAGAAGGAGCTTATATTGCGGTTCTCAAAGGCAACAAAAGCGTTTTATTCCAACAAAAAAAAGGATCTCCGATTAACAACAGCTACAAATCACACAGCAGTTCCGATGTTGCTGGTGATTCGTGTTTTAAGTGCGGGAAATCAGGGCACTGGTCTCGTGATTGCGATGCTAATCCACTAAATCCTGATTCTGCCAACTTTCCTGAGAAGAAATGTGCGTGTGGATCCGGTAATTGCCTTGTACTTACTGCTAATACTGAGAAGAATCCTGGCCGTAAGTTCTACAAATGCCCTATCAGACAG GAGAATGGTGGTTGTGGATTCTTCGAGTGGTGTGACCAACCTTCAGTTACTGATACTCTGACCACCCGAGGCCCGAGTTACTCTGTTAGTTCCTCCTTCCCGGAGCTTTCATGTCCATGTGGTTCTGGCACATGCCTAGTTTTGACTGCCAAAACAGGAAAAAATATTGGTCGGCAGTTCTACCGATGTCCATCTAATCAG GAAAGTTGTGGGTTCTTCAAATGGTGTAACGAAAACACAGCCAATGCTAGCTTCTCAAATTCGTGCAACAGCTCTCAAACTAATCCAAAAATGGATGGCTCAATCAACAAAATCCACAGTTCAGTTACTTCTTCTTGTTTCAAATGTGGCAATGCTGGGCACTGGGCAAAAGATTGTCCCCAGTCGTCTTCTGAACGCTCTGCTGCTGATGGAGGGATGAAGTATTCCAATTCAAGCACTTGTTTTAAGTGTGGTAAGCCTGGTCACTGGGCCAAGGACTGTTCATCCAACTGA
- the LOC132599944 gene encoding protein TIFY 5A-like, giving the protein MGMKRKPRLSLQLFPLLASSSSSSSSSSASELCTDQSLNKEITILCNTQAGVSCDTSELQALAILWHARREMEEKYSISGSNSRTPYLQFQLHSPYGLSLRKSLQRFLQKRRGRIQTATPY; this is encoded by the exons ATGGGCATGAAGAGGAAGCCCAGACTTAGCCTTCAACTTTTCCCTCTATTGGCTTCCTCATCGtcctcttcatcttcttcttctgcttctgagttgTGCACTGATCAATCTTT AAACAAGGAGATCACAATTCTCTGCAACACACAAGCTGGGGTTTCATGTGATACATCTGAACTCCAG GCCTTGGCCATATTATGGCATGCAAGAagagaaatggaagaaaaatataGTATTAGTGGATCAAATTCGAGAACACCATATCTGCAATTTCAATTGCATAGCCCTTATGGATTGTCTCTGAGAAAGTCTCTTCAAAGGTTTCTGCAAAAAAGAAGAGGCAGGATTCAAACAGCCACTCCCTACTAA
- the LOC132645317 gene encoding uncharacterized protein At2g34160-like, giving the protein MTIETMAPVAAPTPAATAAAPASAPAAAPATNNNNNEAQKKSNRIQVSNTKKPLFFYVNLAKRYMQQHNEVELSALGMAITTVVTVAEILKNGGFALEKKVLTSTVGMKDEAKGRMVQKARIEIVLTKSEKFDKLMTPNNNNSDRAVAQDGAATNKNTTIANDSKEQTKK; this is encoded by the exons ATGACAATTGAAACAATGGCACCTGTAGCAGCACCAACACCCGCAGCCACGGCAGCAGCACCAGCATCAGCACCAGCAGCTGcaccagcaaccaacaacaataacaatgagGCTCAGAAAAAGAGTAACAGAATTCAAGTGTCGAACACCAAGAAACCCCTCTTCTTTTATGTCAATCTTGCTAAG AGGTACATGCAGCAGCATAATGAGGTTGAGCTTTCTGCTTTGGGAATGG CCATCACTACGGTTGTCACAGTTGCTGAGATTTTGAAGAATGGTGGATTTGCCTTGGAGAAGA AAGTTTTAACATCCACAGTTGGAATGAAAGATGAGGCCAAAGGCCGCATGGTTCAGAAAGCAAGA ATTGAGATAGTGTTGACGAAGAGCGAGAAGTTCGACAAGCTGATGAcaccaaacaacaataatagtgACCGTGCAGTAGCACAAGATGGTGCAGCAACCAACAAGAATACTACTATTGCCAATGACAGTAAAGAGCAAACCAAGAAGTAG
- the LOC132645316 gene encoding myosin-binding protein 1-like isoform X1 encodes MTDFVVPKFKKFLGSCVQLSFKHCTNMDVKGAFSKGKIKGPISITSALTSAFLEWMLMIFLFIDGGFAYLVTKFAQYCQLQVPCLLCSRLDHVLGKKRAGFYWELICPGHKLKISSLVLCHSHSNLVDVHGMCENCLFSFATVNKSNVETYRLLVGKLGADPHLADEEQTKSSSGIRKCYCCKEECVSRGYAQKLFKITSSCADAAELTNGQEGGDTKESANEPSTSVVVPLPHLEYKKVKVNSDSESEAAHSDSDCARPLIRARDYSIDDSSDRCLHPEPQIFTVTDDVATEKLIHSASVAEPSVLDPEIDLKARDFASVVTSTGAVALGLEEFNWQQTEQKTDVSAPSDLISFDEVNPLSSVNDNLVDVARETSAGETSNQVVEGCGEVPRARSEDIPKRETELDSKSDPNEVRLQTAGSFDLGDAYKLAVGNRARQLSGKFLEQRSFKDSTRMSEDLKVLLRQLSAACGTDTILSEMSPRVSVNGEEIIGMQLLHKRISLERNESGLSLEGSAVSEIEGESVSDRLKRQVEYDRKLMSALYKELEEERNASSVAANQAMAMITRLQEEKAALHMEALQCLRMMEEQAEYDNEALEKANDLLAQKEKEIQDFEAELELYKKKLGNMALFEDALEASYGSNKAKQAHTICSDGSSTVPGDVNADKPTSGSRNCEMKTSSGVDNIDKGSREQIMNCLDKLEEKLQLLSKHEAGQVIANVNSEFSADEWVEVGNPKDSDHRESSRNNGKIEPNVHLEPIADTMENLKVDLSVLSSRLKALGIEHSFLMHSINSPRGGDEGSRFIEEISGPLRQLHFILDRSSGELARK; translated from the exons ATGACAGATTTCGTTGTGCCAAAGTTTAAAAAATTTCTTGGTAGCTGTGTTCAATTATCATTCAAACATTGCACAAATATGGATGTAAAGGGGGCCTTTAGTAAAGGAAAAATTAAAGGTCCTATTAGTATAACATCAGCTTTAACTTCAGCATTCCTTGAATGGATGCTCATGATTTTTCTGTTTATTGACGGTGGTTTCGCCTACTTAGTTACAAAATTTGCCCAGTATTGCCAATTGCAAGTTCCATGTTTGCTTTGCTCGAGGCTGGATCATGTTCTTGGCAAGAAAAGGGCTGGATTTTACTGGGAATTAATCTGCCCTGGTCATAAGTTGAAGATATCTTCATTAGTTCTTTGTCATTCTCACAGCAACCTTGTTGATGTTCATGGGATGTGCGAGAATTGCCTTTTCTCATTTGCCACAGTAAATAAGTCGAATGTTGAAACCTATAGATTACTGGTCGGGAAACTTGGGGCAGATCCTCACCTTGCTGATGAGGAGCAAACCAAGAGTTCTTCGGGAATAAGAAAATGTTATTGTTGTAAAGAGGAATGTGTTTCTAGGGGATATGCCCAAAAGTTGTTCAAGATTACATCTTCGTGCGCTGATGCAGCTGAACTGACTAATGGACAAGAGGGGGGTGACACGAAGGAGTCTGCGAACGAACCATCTACATCAGTCGTGGTTCCTTTGCCTCATTTGGAGTACAAAAAGGTCAAGGTTAACTCCGATTCTGAATCAGAAGCTGCTCACTCGGATAGTGATTGTGCTAGGCCTCTAATCCGTGCAAGGGACTATTCGATAGATGATTCTTCTGATAGATGTTTGCATCCGGAACCTCAGATTTTTACTGTCACTGATGACGTTGCTACTGAGAAACTAATACATTCGGCTTCAGTGGCTGAGCCATCAGTTCTTGATCCAGAAATAGACTTAAAGGCTAGAGATTTTGCGTCTGTTGTGACCTCGACTGGAGCTGTTGCGCTTGGTTTAGAGGAATTTAACTGGCAGCAGACTGAACAGAAGACTGATGTATCTGCCCCATCTGATCTTATAAGTTTCGATGAAGTCAACCCCTTGTCCAGTGTCAACGATAATCTTGTTGACGTAGCAAGAGAGACCT CAGCAGGTGAGACAAGCAACCAAGTTGTTGAAGGTTGTGGGGAAGTCCCCAGGGCAAGAAGTGAAGATATCCCAAAGAGGGAAACAGAACTGGATTCTAAATCAGACCCAAATGAGGTTAGATTACAAACAGCTGGTTCTTTTGATCTAGGCGATGCTTATAAGCTAGCTGTTGGCAATAGAGCAAGGCAATTGTCTGGTAAGTTTTTGGAGCAGAGGTCATTCAAGGATTCTACACGAATGAGTGAAGATCTAAAAGTCCTACTTAGACAACTGTCTGCTGCTTGTGGTACCGATACTATATTGAGTGAGATGAGCCCGAGGGTGTCTGTAAATGGTGAGGAAATTATTGGAATGCAGCTACTTCACAAAAGGATCTCGCTTGAGAGAAATGAATCTGGTTTGTCTCTGGAAGGAAGCGCAGTGAGTGAAATCGAAGGTGAGAGTGTGTCTGATCGCTTAAAACGACAGGTGGAGTATGATAGAAAACTAATGTCTGCTCTCTATAAAGAGTTGGAGGAAGAGAGAAACGCGTCCTCAGTTGCTGCGAATCAGGCAATGGCAATGATTACAAGATTACAAGAGGAGAAGGCAGCACTTCACATGGAAGCTTTGCAATGCCTAAGAATGATGGAAGAACAAGCTGAATATGACAATGAAGCACTGGAGAAAGCAAATGATCTACTTGCACAAAAGGAGAAAGAGATTCAAGATTTCGAAGCTGAACTTGAACTTTACAAGAAGAAACTTGGAAACATGGCTCTCTTTGAGGATGCGCTTGAGGCCAGTTATGGTTCAAATAAAGCTAAGCAAGCTCATACAATATGCAGTGATGGCAGTTCAACTGTTCCTGGTGATGTAAATGCTGATAAACCAACTAGCGGCAGTAGAAATTGTGAGATGAAGACATCATCTGGAGTCGATAACATAGATAAGGGGAGCAGAGAACAAATTATGAATTGTTTGGACAAATTGGAAGAAAAGCTCCAGTTGCTCTCTAAGCATGAGGCTGGCCAAGTCATTGCTAATGTTAACTCCGAGTTTTCAGCAGATGAGTGGGTTGAAGTGGGCAATCCTAAAGACTCAGATCATAGGGAGTCTTCCAGAAATAATGGCAAAATAGAGCCAAATGTGCACCTAGAGCCAATTGCAGACACAATGGAGAATCTGAAAGTTGATTTATCAGTTTTGAGTAGCAGACTGAAAGCACTTGGGATAGAACACAGCTTTCTTATGCATTCCATCAACTCACCGAGGGGTGGAGATGAGGGATCTCGATTCATTGAGGAGATTTCTGGTCCCTTGCGGCAGTTGCATTTTATTTTGGATAGATCAAGTGGTGAACTTGCACGGAAATAA
- the LOC132645316 gene encoding myosin-binding protein 1-like isoform X2, with the protein MTDFVVPKFKKFLGSCVQLSFKHCTNMDVKGAFSKGKIKGPISITSALTSAFLEWMLMIFLFIDGGFAYLVTKFAQYCQLQVPCLLCSRLDHVLGKKRAGFYWELICPGHKLKISSLVLCHSHSNLVDVHGMCENCLFSFATVNKSNVETYRLLVGKLGADPHLADEEQTKSSSGIRKCYCCKEECVSRGYAQKLFKITSSCADAAELTNGQEGGDTKESANEPSTSVVVPLPHLEYKKVKVNSDSESEAAHSDSDCARPLIRARDYSIDDSSDRCLHPEPQIFTVTDDVATEKLIHSASVAEPSVLDPEIDLKARDFASVVTSTGAVALGLEEFNWQQTEQKTDVSAPSDLISFDEVNPLSSVNDNLVDVARETSGETSNQVVEGCGEVPRARSEDIPKRETELDSKSDPNEVRLQTAGSFDLGDAYKLAVGNRARQLSGKFLEQRSFKDSTRMSEDLKVLLRQLSAACGTDTILSEMSPRVSVNGEEIIGMQLLHKRISLERNESGLSLEGSAVSEIEGESVSDRLKRQVEYDRKLMSALYKELEEERNASSVAANQAMAMITRLQEEKAALHMEALQCLRMMEEQAEYDNEALEKANDLLAQKEKEIQDFEAELELYKKKLGNMALFEDALEASYGSNKAKQAHTICSDGSSTVPGDVNADKPTSGSRNCEMKTSSGVDNIDKGSREQIMNCLDKLEEKLQLLSKHEAGQVIANVNSEFSADEWVEVGNPKDSDHRESSRNNGKIEPNVHLEPIADTMENLKVDLSVLSSRLKALGIEHSFLMHSINSPRGGDEGSRFIEEISGPLRQLHFILDRSSGELARK; encoded by the exons ATGACAGATTTCGTTGTGCCAAAGTTTAAAAAATTTCTTGGTAGCTGTGTTCAATTATCATTCAAACATTGCACAAATATGGATGTAAAGGGGGCCTTTAGTAAAGGAAAAATTAAAGGTCCTATTAGTATAACATCAGCTTTAACTTCAGCATTCCTTGAATGGATGCTCATGATTTTTCTGTTTATTGACGGTGGTTTCGCCTACTTAGTTACAAAATTTGCCCAGTATTGCCAATTGCAAGTTCCATGTTTGCTTTGCTCGAGGCTGGATCATGTTCTTGGCAAGAAAAGGGCTGGATTTTACTGGGAATTAATCTGCCCTGGTCATAAGTTGAAGATATCTTCATTAGTTCTTTGTCATTCTCACAGCAACCTTGTTGATGTTCATGGGATGTGCGAGAATTGCCTTTTCTCATTTGCCACAGTAAATAAGTCGAATGTTGAAACCTATAGATTACTGGTCGGGAAACTTGGGGCAGATCCTCACCTTGCTGATGAGGAGCAAACCAAGAGTTCTTCGGGAATAAGAAAATGTTATTGTTGTAAAGAGGAATGTGTTTCTAGGGGATATGCCCAAAAGTTGTTCAAGATTACATCTTCGTGCGCTGATGCAGCTGAACTGACTAATGGACAAGAGGGGGGTGACACGAAGGAGTCTGCGAACGAACCATCTACATCAGTCGTGGTTCCTTTGCCTCATTTGGAGTACAAAAAGGTCAAGGTTAACTCCGATTCTGAATCAGAAGCTGCTCACTCGGATAGTGATTGTGCTAGGCCTCTAATCCGTGCAAGGGACTATTCGATAGATGATTCTTCTGATAGATGTTTGCATCCGGAACCTCAGATTTTTACTGTCACTGATGACGTTGCTACTGAGAAACTAATACATTCGGCTTCAGTGGCTGAGCCATCAGTTCTTGATCCAGAAATAGACTTAAAGGCTAGAGATTTTGCGTCTGTTGTGACCTCGACTGGAGCTGTTGCGCTTGGTTTAGAGGAATTTAACTGGCAGCAGACTGAACAGAAGACTGATGTATCTGCCCCATCTGATCTTATAAGTTTCGATGAAGTCAACCCCTTGTCCAGTGTCAACGATAATCTTGTTGACGTAGCAAGAGAGACCT CAGGTGAGACAAGCAACCAAGTTGTTGAAGGTTGTGGGGAAGTCCCCAGGGCAAGAAGTGAAGATATCCCAAAGAGGGAAACAGAACTGGATTCTAAATCAGACCCAAATGAGGTTAGATTACAAACAGCTGGTTCTTTTGATCTAGGCGATGCTTATAAGCTAGCTGTTGGCAATAGAGCAAGGCAATTGTCTGGTAAGTTTTTGGAGCAGAGGTCATTCAAGGATTCTACACGAATGAGTGAAGATCTAAAAGTCCTACTTAGACAACTGTCTGCTGCTTGTGGTACCGATACTATATTGAGTGAGATGAGCCCGAGGGTGTCTGTAAATGGTGAGGAAATTATTGGAATGCAGCTACTTCACAAAAGGATCTCGCTTGAGAGAAATGAATCTGGTTTGTCTCTGGAAGGAAGCGCAGTGAGTGAAATCGAAGGTGAGAGTGTGTCTGATCGCTTAAAACGACAGGTGGAGTATGATAGAAAACTAATGTCTGCTCTCTATAAAGAGTTGGAGGAAGAGAGAAACGCGTCCTCAGTTGCTGCGAATCAGGCAATGGCAATGATTACAAGATTACAAGAGGAGAAGGCAGCACTTCACATGGAAGCTTTGCAATGCCTAAGAATGATGGAAGAACAAGCTGAATATGACAATGAAGCACTGGAGAAAGCAAATGATCTACTTGCACAAAAGGAGAAAGAGATTCAAGATTTCGAAGCTGAACTTGAACTTTACAAGAAGAAACTTGGAAACATGGCTCTCTTTGAGGATGCGCTTGAGGCCAGTTATGGTTCAAATAAAGCTAAGCAAGCTCATACAATATGCAGTGATGGCAGTTCAACTGTTCCTGGTGATGTAAATGCTGATAAACCAACTAGCGGCAGTAGAAATTGTGAGATGAAGACATCATCTGGAGTCGATAACATAGATAAGGGGAGCAGAGAACAAATTATGAATTGTTTGGACAAATTGGAAGAAAAGCTCCAGTTGCTCTCTAAGCATGAGGCTGGCCAAGTCATTGCTAATGTTAACTCCGAGTTTTCAGCAGATGAGTGGGTTGAAGTGGGCAATCCTAAAGACTCAGATCATAGGGAGTCTTCCAGAAATAATGGCAAAATAGAGCCAAATGTGCACCTAGAGCCAATTGCAGACACAATGGAGAATCTGAAAGTTGATTTATCAGTTTTGAGTAGCAGACTGAAAGCACTTGGGATAGAACACAGCTTTCTTATGCATTCCATCAACTCACCGAGGGGTGGAGATGAGGGATCTCGATTCATTGAGGAGATTTCTGGTCCCTTGCGGCAGTTGCATTTTATTTTGGATAGATCAAGTGGTGAACTTGCACGGAAATAA